Proteins encoded together in one Musa acuminata AAA Group cultivar baxijiao chromosome BXJ3-6, Cavendish_Baxijiao_AAA, whole genome shotgun sequence window:
- the LOC135586805 gene encoding uncharacterized protein LOC135586805 — protein MGASGEKSAYERLRDARVQENKARLESLGLLRRAGELRAVISSSSSATGDRSGVKRKRKIRIVEGTPLRRSERLKSKQDDDDDADSSPPDTLGGNATVAASSEYRDVIHQVRKRLFSDGRASKSRGSVYDPVLGICCHFCRQKKLCGEEDCRRCGDGNINQPCIGKTECSVCHSSNGVLCRACLKVRYGEEMEEVRAKKDWMCPHCIEEKGINPYWICNSSLCLKKRKMAPTGIAIYQAREQGYRSVAHLLMDRLKREAAQK, from the exons ATGGGAGCATCGGGCGAGAAATCCGCGTACGAGCGCCTCCGCGACGCCCGCGTACAAGAGAACAAG GCCCGATTGGAGTCCCTCGGATTGCTAAGAAGGGCCGGCGAGCTGCGAGCCGTGATTTCCTCTTCTTCGTCAGCGACCGGAGATCGCAGCGGCGTCAAGAGAAAGCGGAAGATCCGGATCGTCGAGGGCACTCCTCTCCGGCGGTCTGAGCGCTTGAAGAGCAAGCAAGACGACGATGACGATGCCGATTCATCTCCTCCAG ACACGCTTGGTGGTAATGCGACTGTGGCAGCGTCCTCGGAGTACAGAGACGTCATCCACCAAGTTCGTAAGCGGCTGTTCTCGGATGGGCGTGCGAGCAAAAGCAGGGGAAGCGTTTACGACCCGGTGTTGGGGATCTGCTGCCACTTCTGCAG GCAGAAGAAATTATGCGGGGAAGAAGATTGCAGACGGTGTGGGGATGGAAACATTAATCAGCCATGCATAG GTAAAACGGAGTGCTCGGTCTGCCATTCTTCCAATGGTGTCCTGTGCCGTGCTTGTCTCAAAGTAAGATATGGTGAAG AAATGGAGGAAGTCAGGGCAAAGAAGGATTGGATGTGCCCCCATTGCATCGAAGAGAAAGGAATCAACCCGTATTGGATATGTAACAG TTCTCTTTGCTTGAAGAAAAGGAAGATGGCACCAACCGGCATCGCGATTTACCAAG CTCGCGAGCAGGGTTACAGATCGGTAGCGCACCTTCTGATGGATAGACTGAAACGAGAGGCTGCTCAGAAGTGA
- the LOC135640799 gene encoding protein VAC14 homolog, producing MAEASSLIPASVLRNLTDKQYEKRKKAAVTIQDIVGKLAYEQEVKKILAVINILATEFTDNPQPDRRKGGLKGLAAVAVGLKEKAPAYLEEIVPPVLNRISDEDSTVRYIASETLYNVAKAVRGRIIIYFDKIFDALCKLSDDSDTIVQSGAHLLDNLLKDIATESDQFSLEEFVPLLRERMDIINPHVRQFLLGWITVLNNVPDMDMLCFLPDYLDGLFNMLSDSSPEVRQQAHCALSEFLQEIKNTPTSDYGRMAKVLVQRAGSPDDYTRLTSFTWMNEFVKHGADHLIPCYSDILGAVLPCISDKEKEIREIARETNKELRAIIASPAEGVNIGTVLTIARSGLTSQASTTRVAALHWIATLLDRHWNEVISFLNDIFSSLLAALSDPSDEVVILVLEVHACLAEDSQNLGHLIDHLVQTFRNDHALLEKRGALIVRRLCVRLDAEQVYREFSSKIEREDDLDFASNMVQALNFTLLTSSELAELRILLKQSLVESSSMDLFVSLYSPWCHSPIATISLCLLAQAYNHASSVIQLLEEEDITAKFSEQLGKLVYLLETPVFASLRLQLVEPDKHVWLLKTLYGLLMLLPQQSAAFKIFRTRLKTVPSYIFNNEQLKHPCNQVSEITNDSGDQVDANVYDKINFPSKLQQFQQTLRRHRFSLQSQKSASSSKSQVSTSFYGFAFPLVARSLVGLLVLGVI from the exons ATGGCGGAGGCGTCGTCCTTGATCCCGGCCTCCGTTCTTCGGAACCTCACTGATAAGCAGTACGAGAAGAGGAAAAAAGCCGCGGTGACG ATCCAAGACATCGTCGGGAAACTTGCTTATGAGCAAGAGGTCAAGAAGATATTGGCTGTGATTAATATCTTGGCCACGGAGTTTACCGACAACCCACAGCCGGATCGTAGGAAG GGTGGATTAAAAGGACTTGCAGCTGTTGCAGTTGGTCTGAAAGAAAAAGCTCCAGCGTATCTTGAG GAAATTGTACCACCAGTTCTTAATCGCATTTCTGATGAAGACAGCACAGTTCGTTATATTGCCAGTGAAACATTGTATAATGTAGCAAAG GCTGTAAGAGGACGTATCATCATCTATTTCGATAAGATATTTGATGCACTTTGTAAGCTTTCAGATGATTCAGATACCATCGTACAAAGTGGTGCTCATCTTCTTGACAACCTATTAAAG GATATCGCTACTGAGAGTGACCAGTTCAG CCTAGAAGAATTTGTACCACTCCTAAGAGAGCGTATGGACATAATCAACCCTCACGTTCGCCAATTCTTATTGGGGTGGATCACTGTTTTGAATAATGTTCCAGATATGGATATGCTCTGTTTTCTTCCAGATTATCTAGATG GTTTGTTCAACATGCTAAGTGATTCCTCTCCTGAAGTACGACAGCAAGCTCATTGTGCACTTTCAGAGTTTCTTCAAGAGATAAAGAACACTCCA ACTTCAGATTACGGTCGCATGGCCAAAGTATTGGTACAGAGAGCAGGCTCGCCTGATGATTACACTCGACTGACATCCTTCACATGG ATGAATGAGTTTGTGAAACATGGTGCGGACCATCTTATTCCTTGTTATTCAGATATTTTAGGTGCTGTATTACCATGCATATCTGACAAAGAGAAGGAAATAAGAgag ATTGCTCGTGAAACCAATAAAGAGCTTCGTGCCATTATAGCTAGTCCTGCTGAGGGTGTCAATATAGGAACGGTCCTCACTATTGCAAGaag TGGCTTAACTAGTCAAGCGTCGACTACTCGTGTGGCAGCATTGCATTGGATTGCGACTCTTTTGGATCGTCACTGGAATGAG GTCATTTCATTTTTGAACGATATCTTTAGTTCACTTCTGGCTGCACTGTCTGATCCCTCTGATGAG GTGGTCATATTGGTGCTTGAAGTGCATGCATGCTTAGCAGAAGATTCTCAAAATTTAGGACATCTTATTGATCATCTAGTCCAAACATTTCGTAATGATCATGCCCTTCTTGAAAA GCGTGGGGCTCTGATAGTCCGTAGACTTTGTGTTCGTTTGGATGCTGAACAAGTTTACAGGGAGTTCTCTTCAAAAATAGAGAGAGAAGATGACTTGGATTTTGCGTCCAATATGGTTCAG GCTTTGAATTTCACTTTACTCACGTCATCGGAATTGGCTGAGTTAAGAATTCTCCTAAAGCAATCATTAGTGGAGTCTTCATCCATGGACCTGTTTGTATCACTATATTCTCCTTGGTGCCATTCGCCAATCGCGACAATCAGTTTATGCCTACTTGCTCAG GCATACAATCATGCCAGTTCCGTGATTCAGTTACTAGAGGAAGAAGATATAACTGCTAAGTTCTCGGAACAATTGGGCAAGTTGGTCTACCTGTTGGAGACCCCAGTCTTTGCCTCTTTGCGGTTGCAG CTTGTTGAACCTGACAAACATGTATGGTTGTTGAAGACCCTGTATGGTCTCTTGATGTTGTTGCCTCAG CAAAGTGCAGCCTTCAAGATTTTTAGGACTCGTTTGAAAACTGTTCCATCATATATTTTCAACAATGAACAGCTAAAGCATCCATGCAATCAGGTTTCGGAGATAACAAATGACAGCGGAGACCAAGTTGATGCAAATGTTTATGACAAAATCAACTTCCCTTCCAAGCTCCAACAATTTCAGCAAACTCTGCGTCGTCATAGGTTCTCTCTACAATCCCAGAAGTCAGCATCCTCATCGAAGTCACAGGTATCGACTTCCTTTTATGGTTTTGCATTTCCATTGGTCGCGAGATCATTGGTGGGGCTACTTGTCTTAGGAGTAATTTGA
- the LOC135641830 gene encoding uncharacterized protein LOC135641830 isoform X1: protein MDDIDGMPLAKRRRLPISTSPSSSPHGPSTPKRSIGFPVERVSVEVSKKWPGLPRGVNFNPSDEDLLWHLLAKVGKGNADPHPFIHEFITCLDEFEAFGYTHPQKLPGIRKDGGDSYFFHKSFKTCIAEIRQHQKMRDSDSGDVCWQKSGKSKPLTVDGKHHGYKTMMILYENASWVMHQYHLGVEKIDQEEFVVSKIFYQRTGQVNRSVEDLALGTDETVLGEAGSLIFSKMDRHLDLVNADATSQDILMDDHDPKPHLSLEVYNHKYPSDVSEIADAQVRRVNSDMIPDSEVEGHTAKTGGNDIIQPSNLPNYLMDPKTEHPDCNTNLLIEGTDSMPMAVTGVHPNDDELDHVLLHVRTHMLLSSMKSGTTDSRCSSDSSSCGLNHTLENLLHAKDGGFVPQNDSMSNMETTYGKDILGPVQGISLCPLVNNTTDCDPGREQYNMHSPNKESSRMDSHLPESGKLYVANNIMAEPSGSSAAESYSMVHQCSNLPCCQNNILLEASFSEENLGNDGLSSDHTPQTPVLGEGIVNTDCRPSRSGLSGQLISLKTETMEEVYTDHVSETNRGLEFGAHGLGTLEKRVIGISGTTALCSSEVRMCPEVNLLKTNKFQTHQMICNCSKDANTLDPQLLTLGQSLEDQNNGNDVLDSVLPSIISEVKVEPLEEICTHNGLGTTAQKPVSSSLEATSRKPTRSCQSGYSAKTEKHTEYSLTDKHCKDLLSSDCCNSQRKTTINSLCSEQPSLKKDLHLNSNSSRFFNSACSRKGSNRQENVFLHKRSLIEQVGNRCSHHASTTENVHVNNTEAHISRTEVKKEYADDFSKDMQADVISPKPEMLACGVVSYLKYNNNMNNSQQFLPQNKKCEPVNTPNAQVNNFSLRRKRKKTATDSVERALEEDAPGLLQVLLDKGITIDEIKLYGAAEDDEALEISSSDDNFEELETVITKIFSSQASLFKFSVARHMKGSKAVYCLSCLVSLIEQTRYLQFRNSPVEWGWCRDLQSFIFVFQMHNRIVLERPEYGYATYFFELVDSLPVDWQIKRLVTAMKLTSCSRTTLIENKPLLVGEDLTKGEAHVLEEYGWTPNCGLGTMLNYCDRVVHDKKYERCSNEWRAKIGRLLMEGHDSGRTVLVKLPKRVVKYKGGENLKIKLEN from the exons ATGGACGACATCGACGGCATGCCGCTGGCGAAGCGGCGCAGGCTTCCCATCTCGACGAGTCCTTCCTCTTCGCCTCACGGTCCTTCCACTCCCAA GCGCTCAATTGGTTTTCCCGTAGAGCGAGTGTCAGTGGAAGTTTCAAAG AAATGGCCTGGTTTGCCGAGAGGTGTGAACTTTAATCCCTCTGATGAAGATCTACTCTGGCATTTGCTTGCTAAAGTTGGCAAGGGAAATGCTGACCCTCATCCGTTTATTCATGAGTTTATTACTTGTCTCGATGAATTTGAAGCATTTGGTTATACACACCCTCAGAAACTTCCTG GCATTAGGAAGGATGGGGGTGATTCTTACTTCTTTCACAAATCTTTTAAGACATGTATTGCTGAAATTAGACAACACCAGAAGATGCGTGACAGTGACAGTGGGGACGTCTGTTGGCAAAAGAGTGGCAAGTCCAAGCCTCTGACTGTTGATGGGAAACACCACGGCTATAAGACCATGATGATTCTATATGAGAATGCCAGCTGGGTGATGCACCAATATCACTTGGGTGTGGAAAAGATAGACCAGGAAGAGTTTGTTGTTTCTAAGATATTCTACCAGAGGACTGGCCAGGTCAACAGAAGTGTGGAAGACTTGGCTCTGGGCACAGATGAAACTGTGCTTGGAGAAGCAGGGTCACTAATTTTTTCCAAGATGGATCGTCACCTTGATCTCGTTAACGCAGATGCAACTTCACAG GATATTTTGATGGATGACCATGATCCTAAGCCCCACCTGTCCTTGGAAG TGTACAATCACAAGTATCCATCTGATGTTTCTGAAATAGCTGATGCTCAAGTACGTAGAGTTAATTCAGATATGATACCTGATTCTGAAGTTGAAGGCCATACTGCTAAGACTGGAGGAAATGATATCATCCAACCATCTAATCTACCAAATTATCTCATGGATCCGAAGACTGAGCACCCTGACTGCAACACAAATCTTCTTATCGAGGGTACGGACAGTATGCCTATGGCTGTTACTGGAGTCCATCCTAACGATGATGAACTCGATCATGTTTTGTTGCATGTTCGTACTCACATGTTGTTGTCAAGCATGAAATCAGGCACTACGGATTCCAGATGTTCTTCTGATAGTAGCAGTTGTGGTTTAAACCACACTTTGGAAAATTTGTTGCATGCCAAAGATGGTGGATTTGTTCCTCAAAATGATTCGAT GAGTAACATGGAAACAACTTACGGAAAAGATATCCTTGGCCCGGTGCAG GGTATTTCTTTGTGTCCTTTAGTGAACAACACTACTGACTGTGACCCTGGCAGAGAACAATACAATATGCATTCACCCAATAAAGAAAGCAGTCGTATGGATAGCCATCTTCCTGAAAGTGGTAAGTTATACGTGGCAAACAATATAATGGCTGAGCCTTCTGGAAGTTCTGCTGCAGAAAGTTATTCCATGGTTCATCAGTGTTCAAATTTGCCTTGCTGCCAAAACAATATTTTGTTAGAAGCTAGCTTCTCCGAAGAGAATCTTGGCAACGATGGTTTATCCTCGGATCATACACCTCAGACACCTGTTTTAGGAGAAGGAATTGTAAATACTGATTGCAGACCCTCTCGATCAGGTTTATCTGGCCAGCTGATTTCACTAAAAACTGAAACCATGGAAGAAGTCTATACTGATCATGTCTCTGAAACTAATAGAGGACTAGAATTTGGTGCTCATGGATTAGGAACATTGGAAAAGCGTGTCATAGGTATTTCTGGTACTACAGCTCTATGCTCATCGGAAGTCAGAATGTGTCCTGAGGTCAATTTGTTAAAAACAAACAAATTTCAGACACACCAGATGATATGCAACTGCTCAAAGGATGCAAATACCTTGGATCCTCAACTGTTAACTCTAGGTCAAAGCCTGGAAGACCAGAATAATGGCAATGATGTGCTCGATTCAGTACTGCCTAGCATCATTAGTGAAGTGAAAGTTGAACCTTTGGAAGAAATTTGCACCCACAATGGTTTGGGAACAACTGCTCAAAAACCTGTAAGCTCTTCACTTGAAGCAACTTCTAGAAAACCTACGAGGTCTTGCCAAAGTGGTTATTCTGCAAAGACCGAAAAGCATACTGAATACTCACTGACAGACAAGCATTGTAAAGATCTGCTTTCATCTGACTGCTGTAATTCACAAAGAAAGACCACAATAAATTCTTTATGTTCAGAACAACCATCCCTTAAGAAAGATTTACACCTAAATTCAAATTCTTCAAGGTTTTTTAATAGTGCCTGTTCACGAAAAGGCAGTAACAGACAAGAAAATGTTTTCTTACACAAAAGAAGTTTGATCGAGCAAGTCGGAAATAGGTGCTCCCATCATGCATCTACAACTGAAAATGTACATGTGAATAATACTG AGGCTCATATTTCAAGAACAGAGGTCAAGAAGGAATATGCTGATGATTTCTCCAAGGACATGCAAGCTGATGTGATTTCTCCAAAACCTGAGATGCTGGCTTGCGGAGTAGTTTCTTACTTGAAGTACAACAACAACATGAACAACTCACAACAGTTTCTGCCACAGAATAAAAAATGTGAACCAGTCAATACTCCAAATGCTCAAGTTAACAATTTTTCTCTTCgtaggaaaaggaagaagactgCAAC GGATTCAGTAGAAAGAGCACTCGAGGAAGATGCTCCAGGGCTTCTGcag GTTTTATTGGACAAAGGAATAACAATCGATGAGATCAAGCTTTATGGAGCTGCTGAAGATGATGAAGCACTGGAGATCTCTTCGTCAGATGACAACTTTGAAGAGCTTGAAACTGTAATTACTAAG ATATTTTCTTCACAAGCTTCTCTATTCAAGTTTTCAGTGGCGCGCCACATGAAGGGATCAAAGGCTGTTTATTGTTTATCTTGCTTAGTTTCTTTGATCGAACAG ACTCGATATCTTCAGTTTCGTAATAGTCCAGTGGAATGGGGATGGTGTAGGGATCTGCAatcatttatttttgtttttcaaaTGCATAATAG AATAGTTCTGGAGCGCCCAGAATATGGTTATGCCACATATTTCTTTGAGCTTGTGGATTCTTTGCCAGTTGACTGGCAGATCAAGAGGTTGGTGACGGCAATGAAGCTCACCAGCTGTAGCAGGACCACTCTCATTGAGAACAAACCTTTATTG
- the LOC135641830 gene encoding uncharacterized protein LOC135641830 isoform X2, translating to MDDIDGMPLAKRRRLPISTSPSSSPHGPSTPKRSIGFPVERVSVEVSKKWPGLPRGVNFNPSDEDLLWHLLAKVGKGNADPHPFIHEFITCLDEFEAFGYTHPQKLPGIRKDGGDSYFFHKSFKTCIAEIRQHQKMRDSDSGDVCWQKSGKSKPLTVDGKHHGYKTMMILYENASWVMHQYHLGVEKIDQEEFVVSKIFYQRTGQVNRSVEDLALGTDETVLGEAGSLIFSKMDRHLDLVNADATSQDILMDDHDPKPHLSLEVYNHKYPSDVSEIADAQVRRVNSDMIPDSEVEGHTAKTGGNDIIQPSNLPNYLMDPKTEHPDCNTNLLIEGTTDSRCSSDSSSCGLNHTLENLLHAKDGGFVPQNDSMSNMETTYGKDILGPVQGISLCPLVNNTTDCDPGREQYNMHSPNKESSRMDSHLPESGKLYVANNIMAEPSGSSAAESYSMVHQCSNLPCCQNNILLEASFSEENLGNDGLSSDHTPQTPVLGEGIVNTDCRPSRSGLSGQLISLKTETMEEVYTDHVSETNRGLEFGAHGLGTLEKRVIGISGTTALCSSEVRMCPEVNLLKTNKFQTHQMICNCSKDANTLDPQLLTLGQSLEDQNNGNDVLDSVLPSIISEVKVEPLEEICTHNGLGTTAQKPVSSSLEATSRKPTRSCQSGYSAKTEKHTEYSLTDKHCKDLLSSDCCNSQRKTTINSLCSEQPSLKKDLHLNSNSSRFFNSACSRKGSNRQENVFLHKRSLIEQVGNRCSHHASTTENVHVNNTEAHISRTEVKKEYADDFSKDMQADVISPKPEMLACGVVSYLKYNNNMNNSQQFLPQNKKCEPVNTPNAQVNNFSLRRKRKKTATDSVERALEEDAPGLLQVLLDKGITIDEIKLYGAAEDDEALEISSSDDNFEELETVITKIFSSQASLFKFSVARHMKGSKAVYCLSCLVSLIEQTRYLQFRNSPVEWGWCRDLQSFIFVFQMHNRIVLERPEYGYATYFFELVDSLPVDWQIKRLVTAMKLTSCSRTTLIENKPLLVGEDLTKGEAHVLEEYGWTPNCGLGTMLNYCDRVVHDKKYERCSNEWRAKIGRLLMEGHDSGRTVLVKLPKRVVKYKGGENLKIKLEN from the exons ATGGACGACATCGACGGCATGCCGCTGGCGAAGCGGCGCAGGCTTCCCATCTCGACGAGTCCTTCCTCTTCGCCTCACGGTCCTTCCACTCCCAA GCGCTCAATTGGTTTTCCCGTAGAGCGAGTGTCAGTGGAAGTTTCAAAG AAATGGCCTGGTTTGCCGAGAGGTGTGAACTTTAATCCCTCTGATGAAGATCTACTCTGGCATTTGCTTGCTAAAGTTGGCAAGGGAAATGCTGACCCTCATCCGTTTATTCATGAGTTTATTACTTGTCTCGATGAATTTGAAGCATTTGGTTATACACACCCTCAGAAACTTCCTG GCATTAGGAAGGATGGGGGTGATTCTTACTTCTTTCACAAATCTTTTAAGACATGTATTGCTGAAATTAGACAACACCAGAAGATGCGTGACAGTGACAGTGGGGACGTCTGTTGGCAAAAGAGTGGCAAGTCCAAGCCTCTGACTGTTGATGGGAAACACCACGGCTATAAGACCATGATGATTCTATATGAGAATGCCAGCTGGGTGATGCACCAATATCACTTGGGTGTGGAAAAGATAGACCAGGAAGAGTTTGTTGTTTCTAAGATATTCTACCAGAGGACTGGCCAGGTCAACAGAAGTGTGGAAGACTTGGCTCTGGGCACAGATGAAACTGTGCTTGGAGAAGCAGGGTCACTAATTTTTTCCAAGATGGATCGTCACCTTGATCTCGTTAACGCAGATGCAACTTCACAG GATATTTTGATGGATGACCATGATCCTAAGCCCCACCTGTCCTTGGAAG TGTACAATCACAAGTATCCATCTGATGTTTCTGAAATAGCTGATGCTCAAGTACGTAGAGTTAATTCAGATATGATACCTGATTCTGAAGTTGAAGGCCATACTGCTAAGACTGGAGGAAATGATATCATCCAACCATCTAATCTACCAAATTATCTCATGGATCCGAAGACTGAGCACCCTGACTGCAACACAAATCTTCTTATCGAGG GCACTACGGATTCCAGATGTTCTTCTGATAGTAGCAGTTGTGGTTTAAACCACACTTTGGAAAATTTGTTGCATGCCAAAGATGGTGGATTTGTTCCTCAAAATGATTCGAT GAGTAACATGGAAACAACTTACGGAAAAGATATCCTTGGCCCGGTGCAG GGTATTTCTTTGTGTCCTTTAGTGAACAACACTACTGACTGTGACCCTGGCAGAGAACAATACAATATGCATTCACCCAATAAAGAAAGCAGTCGTATGGATAGCCATCTTCCTGAAAGTGGTAAGTTATACGTGGCAAACAATATAATGGCTGAGCCTTCTGGAAGTTCTGCTGCAGAAAGTTATTCCATGGTTCATCAGTGTTCAAATTTGCCTTGCTGCCAAAACAATATTTTGTTAGAAGCTAGCTTCTCCGAAGAGAATCTTGGCAACGATGGTTTATCCTCGGATCATACACCTCAGACACCTGTTTTAGGAGAAGGAATTGTAAATACTGATTGCAGACCCTCTCGATCAGGTTTATCTGGCCAGCTGATTTCACTAAAAACTGAAACCATGGAAGAAGTCTATACTGATCATGTCTCTGAAACTAATAGAGGACTAGAATTTGGTGCTCATGGATTAGGAACATTGGAAAAGCGTGTCATAGGTATTTCTGGTACTACAGCTCTATGCTCATCGGAAGTCAGAATGTGTCCTGAGGTCAATTTGTTAAAAACAAACAAATTTCAGACACACCAGATGATATGCAACTGCTCAAAGGATGCAAATACCTTGGATCCTCAACTGTTAACTCTAGGTCAAAGCCTGGAAGACCAGAATAATGGCAATGATGTGCTCGATTCAGTACTGCCTAGCATCATTAGTGAAGTGAAAGTTGAACCTTTGGAAGAAATTTGCACCCACAATGGTTTGGGAACAACTGCTCAAAAACCTGTAAGCTCTTCACTTGAAGCAACTTCTAGAAAACCTACGAGGTCTTGCCAAAGTGGTTATTCTGCAAAGACCGAAAAGCATACTGAATACTCACTGACAGACAAGCATTGTAAAGATCTGCTTTCATCTGACTGCTGTAATTCACAAAGAAAGACCACAATAAATTCTTTATGTTCAGAACAACCATCCCTTAAGAAAGATTTACACCTAAATTCAAATTCTTCAAGGTTTTTTAATAGTGCCTGTTCACGAAAAGGCAGTAACAGACAAGAAAATGTTTTCTTACACAAAAGAAGTTTGATCGAGCAAGTCGGAAATAGGTGCTCCCATCATGCATCTACAACTGAAAATGTACATGTGAATAATACTG AGGCTCATATTTCAAGAACAGAGGTCAAGAAGGAATATGCTGATGATTTCTCCAAGGACATGCAAGCTGATGTGATTTCTCCAAAACCTGAGATGCTGGCTTGCGGAGTAGTTTCTTACTTGAAGTACAACAACAACATGAACAACTCACAACAGTTTCTGCCACAGAATAAAAAATGTGAACCAGTCAATACTCCAAATGCTCAAGTTAACAATTTTTCTCTTCgtaggaaaaggaagaagactgCAAC GGATTCAGTAGAAAGAGCACTCGAGGAAGATGCTCCAGGGCTTCTGcag GTTTTATTGGACAAAGGAATAACAATCGATGAGATCAAGCTTTATGGAGCTGCTGAAGATGATGAAGCACTGGAGATCTCTTCGTCAGATGACAACTTTGAAGAGCTTGAAACTGTAATTACTAAG ATATTTTCTTCACAAGCTTCTCTATTCAAGTTTTCAGTGGCGCGCCACATGAAGGGATCAAAGGCTGTTTATTGTTTATCTTGCTTAGTTTCTTTGATCGAACAG ACTCGATATCTTCAGTTTCGTAATAGTCCAGTGGAATGGGGATGGTGTAGGGATCTGCAatcatttatttttgtttttcaaaTGCATAATAG AATAGTTCTGGAGCGCCCAGAATATGGTTATGCCACATATTTCTTTGAGCTTGTGGATTCTTTGCCAGTTGACTGGCAGATCAAGAGGTTGGTGACGGCAATGAAGCTCACCAGCTGTAGCAGGACCACTCTCATTGAGAACAAACCTTTATTG